In one window of Nicotiana tabacum cultivar K326 chromosome 12, ASM71507v2, whole genome shotgun sequence DNA:
- the LOC107802408 gene encoding putative GTP-binding protein OBGM, mitochondrial isoform X1, protein MSFSQKVLYLTTLQRCLRSPWLTQTYSFSDIVHKKTKLAPLQERRMIDRFRIWAKGGDGGSGCTSIRRSRHDRRGTPDGGNGGRGGDVILECSPAVWDLSGLQHHTNAKRGGNGSSKNMIGSRGADKVIQVPVGTVIHLVEGELPSAVEKSSSSELDPWELPGTVDIDSSEFSTQSVSAYQTSSKVEKRAKSSGRRASGGEESTTAKRRNCALPINSRTKHSLSRGKFESDDDDLSNWEEESCGQMEDQDGDDAMGAECEDELEETEHIEYDVAELTEQGQRIVVARGGEGGLGNLSKGKASKMMQKGASSDDEVSDDYDHASLSAGLPGSEAVLVLELKSIADIGLIGMPNAGKSTLLGALSKAKPTVGDYAFTTLRPNLGNLNYYDFSLTVADIPGLIRGAHENRGLGHAFLRHIERTKVLAYVVDLAAGLGDNKGIPPWEQLNDLVLELEYYREGLTDRPSLVVANKIDEDGAEEVYKELKHRVSGVPIFPISAVLEEGVPELKDGLRMLISGEQSNRLQLDGCSSSFCEHLSYIIRISASVYFPLKM, encoded by the exons TCTTTCTCAGACATTGTTCACAAGAAAACAAAGCTTGCTCCTCTACAG GAAAGGAGAATGATAGATCGCTTTCGCATATGGGCCAAAGGAGGTGATGGTGGCAGCGGTTGTACCAGTATTCGTCGTAGTCGACATGATCGCCGTGGCACACCTGACG GTGGGAATGGTGGAAGGGGTGGTGACGTGATATTAGAATGTTCCCCTGCAGTCTGGGATTTGAGTGGTCTGCAGCATCACACA AATGCAAAGAGAGGCGGAAATGGGTCTTCCAAAAATATGATAGGAAGTAGAGGAGCTGACAAG GTGATCCAAGTTCCTGTAGGTACTGTAATTCATCTAGTAGAGGGCGAACTTCCATCTGCAGTTGAGAAGAGTTCAAGTTCTGAGTTGGACCCTTGGGAGCTTCCAGGTACAGTTGATATTGATTCGTCAGAGTTTTCTACACAATCAGTTTCGGCGTACCAAACAAGTTCAAAGGTTGAGAAGAGAGCCAAATCAAGTGGACGTCGAGCTTCTGGTGGTGAAGAATCCACTACAGCAAAGAGAAGAAATTGTGCTTTGCCAATCAATTCTCGCACGAAACATTCACTTTCTAGAGGCAAATTCGAaagtgatgatgatgatttgAGCAATTGGGAGGAAGAAAGCTGTGGACAAATGGAAGATCAAGATGGTGATGATGCTATGGGAGCAGAATGTGAAGATGAGTTGGAAGAAACTGAACATATAGAATATGATGTGGCAGAGTTAACAGAACAAGGCCAACGAATAGTTGTTGCTCGTGGAGGGGAGGGTGGCTTAGGAAATCTGTCTAAGGGGAAAGcatcaaagatgatgcaaaaggGAGCCAGTTCTGATGATGAAGTATCTGATGATTATGATCATGCATCACTAAGTGCTGGCTTGCCTGGCTCTGAGGCGGTCCTTGTGCTAGAACTAAAGAGCATTGCTGATATAGGTCTTATTGGGATGCCAAATGCCGGCAAAAGTACCCTCCTTGGAGCATTATCAAAGGCTAAACCTACTGTAGGTGATTATGCGTTCACAACGTTGAGGCCGAACTTAGGCAACTTAAATTATTACGATTTTTCTTTAACTGTAGCTGACATCCCGGGACTCATAAGAGGAGCCCATGAAAATCGTGGGCTTGGGCATGCTTTCCTTCGGCACATAGAACGAACAAAAGTTCTAGCATACGTGGTAGACTTGGCTGCAGGATTGGGCGATAACAAGGGAATACCACCATGGGAGCAGCTAAATGACTTGGTTTTGGAACTCGAGTACTATCGAGAGGGTTTGACCGATCGACCATCCTTAGTGGTGGCTAACAAAATCGACGAAGATGGGGCTGAAGAGGTCTATAAAGAGCTGAAACACAGGGTGTCTGGTGTGCCCATTTTCCCAATTAGTGCAGTCCTAGAGGAAGGAGTACCAGAACTGAAAGATGGTCTAAGGATGCTTATCAGTGGTGAACAATCAAACAGACTACAACTAGATGGTTGTAGTTCTTCCTTTTGTGAGCATCTAAGCTACATCATTAGGATATCTGCTTCAGTATACTTTCCCTTGAAAATGTAA
- the LOC107802408 gene encoding putative GTP-binding protein OBGM, mitochondrial isoform X2 yields MFPCSLGFEWSAASHSVFSFLLHDNAKRGGNGSSKNMIGSRGADKVIQVPVGTVIHLVEGELPSAVEKSSSSELDPWELPGTVDIDSSEFSTQSVSAYQTSSKVEKRAKSSGRRASGGEESTTAKRRNCALPINSRTKHSLSRGKFESDDDDLSNWEEESCGQMEDQDGDDAMGAECEDELEETEHIEYDVAELTEQGQRIVVARGGEGGLGNLSKGKASKMMQKGASSDDEVSDDYDHASLSAGLPGSEAVLVLELKSIADIGLIGMPNAGKSTLLGALSKAKPTVGDYAFTTLRPNLGNLNYYDFSLTVADIPGLIRGAHENRGLGHAFLRHIERTKVLAYVVDLAAGLGDNKGIPPWEQLNDLVLELEYYREGLTDRPSLVVANKIDEDGAEEVYKELKHRVSGVPIFPISAVLEEGVPELKDGLRMLISGEQSNRLQLDGCSSSFCEHLSYIIRISASVYFPLKM; encoded by the exons ATGTTCCCCTGCAGTCTGGGATTTGAGTGGTCTGCAGCATCACACAGTGTGTTTTCTTTCCTACTGCATGAT AATGCAAAGAGAGGCGGAAATGGGTCTTCCAAAAATATGATAGGAAGTAGAGGAGCTGACAAG GTGATCCAAGTTCCTGTAGGTACTGTAATTCATCTAGTAGAGGGCGAACTTCCATCTGCAGTTGAGAAGAGTTCAAGTTCTGAGTTGGACCCTTGGGAGCTTCCAGGTACAGTTGATATTGATTCGTCAGAGTTTTCTACACAATCAGTTTCGGCGTACCAAACAAGTTCAAAGGTTGAGAAGAGAGCCAAATCAAGTGGACGTCGAGCTTCTGGTGGTGAAGAATCCACTACAGCAAAGAGAAGAAATTGTGCTTTGCCAATCAATTCTCGCACGAAACATTCACTTTCTAGAGGCAAATTCGAaagtgatgatgatgatttgAGCAATTGGGAGGAAGAAAGCTGTGGACAAATGGAAGATCAAGATGGTGATGATGCTATGGGAGCAGAATGTGAAGATGAGTTGGAAGAAACTGAACATATAGAATATGATGTGGCAGAGTTAACAGAACAAGGCCAACGAATAGTTGTTGCTCGTGGAGGGGAGGGTGGCTTAGGAAATCTGTCTAAGGGGAAAGcatcaaagatgatgcaaaaggGAGCCAGTTCTGATGATGAAGTATCTGATGATTATGATCATGCATCACTAAGTGCTGGCTTGCCTGGCTCTGAGGCGGTCCTTGTGCTAGAACTAAAGAGCATTGCTGATATAGGTCTTATTGGGATGCCAAATGCCGGCAAAAGTACCCTCCTTGGAGCATTATCAAAGGCTAAACCTACTGTAGGTGATTATGCGTTCACAACGTTGAGGCCGAACTTAGGCAACTTAAATTATTACGATTTTTCTTTAACTGTAGCTGACATCCCGGGACTCATAAGAGGAGCCCATGAAAATCGTGGGCTTGGGCATGCTTTCCTTCGGCACATAGAACGAACAAAAGTTCTAGCATACGTGGTAGACTTGGCTGCAGGATTGGGCGATAACAAGGGAATACCACCATGGGAGCAGCTAAATGACTTGGTTTTGGAACTCGAGTACTATCGAGAGGGTTTGACCGATCGACCATCCTTAGTGGTGGCTAACAAAATCGACGAAGATGGGGCTGAAGAGGTCTATAAAGAGCTGAAACACAGGGTGTCTGGTGTGCCCATTTTCCCAATTAGTGCAGTCCTAGAGGAAGGAGTACCAGAACTGAAAGATGGTCTAAGGATGCTTATCAGTGGTGAACAATCAAACAGACTACAACTAGATGGTTGTAGTTCTTCCTTTTGTGAGCATCTAAGCTACATCATTAGGATATCTGCTTCAGTATACTTTCCCTTGAAAATGTAA